In one Leptospira fletcheri genomic region, the following are encoded:
- a CDS encoding flagellar hook-length control protein FliK, which produces MQIRTDQSSPEDVRITHAESKSISVSSDKAPHSGPNFMDLMKSIQLRSQQALEEGEGRSAFISDRRDVEPKEQDLFEGTGEVRNLQKNEEQKNEEEEEVASEEGDSDFSEIYSFLNLVSDSVSLSENQKGKLRTIQELDESATEGEDPRSEKDTEATEGEIPFHLSMSAFLQTLEPKKEDKNSKEEEGVVSLSTVKKNLRNSSKEEIHQQKEFKSESTEAIETPKSDEKKNVKEFRQNKPSERESLEEGMKKLDEVRKFSKPANEEKGQAILREVNKENVILDSESIKVTREKKSESYAQISKSSSVKLQAAEDAGTKSDSGGKDKQNQESFHRQGNETTLSLIKAGMGVADKDSASFEKSRAVSTRTSDPGVARENFQRLVQSARLHIVENGRSEATLRLNPQELGRVSLRISVEEDRVQGRILVESEEVKRMFSGDLEQLKKDFKDQGLVLESLSVEVEESGSFLFADKDSGNSGERRTEESSFSPESKTQDESENLSDSGSIEIPQNADKNTERRLNVLV; this is translated from the coding sequence ATGCAGATACGAACCGATCAATCCAGCCCGGAAGATGTCCGGATCACGCATGCCGAATCCAAATCGATTTCCGTTTCTTCCGACAAGGCGCCTCATTCCGGTCCGAATTTTATGGACTTGATGAAGTCCATCCAACTCCGTTCCCAGCAGGCTTTGGAAGAAGGAGAAGGTCGCTCTGCCTTCATCTCGGATCGTAGAGACGTCGAGCCGAAAGAACAGGATTTATTCGAAGGCACGGGAGAAGTGCGGAATCTCCAAAAGAATGAGGAACAAAAAAACGAAGAGGAAGAAGAGGTCGCTAGTGAAGAGGGAGATTCAGATTTTTCCGAAATTTATTCCTTTTTGAATCTCGTTTCCGATTCCGTTTCTCTTTCGGAAAATCAAAAGGGAAAACTCCGCACGATTCAGGAATTAGATGAGAGTGCGACCGAGGGAGAAGACCCTAGATCGGAAAAAGATACCGAAGCTACGGAAGGGGAAATTCCGTTTCATCTCAGCATGAGCGCATTTTTGCAAACCTTGGAGCCTAAAAAAGAGGATAAAAATTCCAAGGAAGAGGAAGGGGTCGTTTCCCTTTCTACAGTCAAAAAGAATCTTAGAAATTCCTCCAAAGAGGAAATTCACCAGCAAAAGGAATTCAAATCGGAATCTACGGAAGCTATAGAGACTCCGAAGTCCGATGAAAAAAAGAACGTCAAGGAATTCCGTCAAAATAAACCCTCGGAAAGAGAAAGCCTAGAAGAAGGCATGAAGAAATTGGACGAGGTCCGCAAATTTTCCAAACCTGCCAACGAGGAGAAGGGCCAAGCCATATTGCGGGAAGTAAATAAGGAAAACGTAATTTTAGATTCCGAATCGATAAAAGTCACACGCGAAAAAAAATCGGAATCCTACGCTCAAATTTCGAAATCGTCCTCCGTAAAACTCCAGGCTGCCGAAGACGCGGGAACGAAAAGCGATTCCGGCGGAAAGGACAAGCAGAATCAGGAATCGTTTCATAGACAGGGAAACGAGACCACTTTGTCCCTGATTAAGGCCGGAATGGGGGTAGCGGACAAGGACTCCGCTTCCTTCGAAAAATCCCGGGCAGTCAGCACTAGAACCTCGGATCCAGGAGTCGCAAGGGAAAATTTCCAAAGATTAGTCCAGAGCGCAAGGCTTCACATCGTGGAAAACGGAAGATCGGAAGCGACCTTGCGCCTAAATCCCCAGGAGTTAGGAAGGGTCTCTCTTCGGATTTCCGTCGAGGAAGACAGAGTTCAGGGAAGAATCCTCGTGGAATCCGAGGAAGTCAAACGCATGTTTTCCGGAGACTTGGAACAATTGAAAAAGGATTTTAAGGACCAAGGATTGGTTCTGGAATCCTTGTCGGTAGAAGTCGAGGAATCCGGATCGTTTTTGTTCGCGGACAAAGACTCCGGTAATTCCGGCGAGAGAAGAACCGAAGAATCGTCTTTTTCTCCGGAGAGCAAAACGCAAGACGAATCGGAAAATCTTTCCGATTCCGGTTCTATAGAAATTCCGCAAAACGCCGACAAGAATACGGAAAGACGTTTAAACGTTTTAGTGTAA
- the flgE gene encoding flagellar hook protein FlgE, producing MMRSLYSGVSGLKNHQVRMDVIGNNISNVNTHGFKTERVTFQDMISQELRGASEPKENIGGVNPQQVGLGSLIAAIDKIMTQGALQTTGKNTDVAISGEGFFIVKDGDKQFYTRAGAFNLDKNGYYVNPANGLKVQGWNSRLDEKGNKYINSSGSTEDIIIPVYSKEPARATSKIDFRSNLNSSVPAVPPDATPEEITAYINDPDPKQRRGHVTTIKVFDDQGQQRELKMEFYKVRDNTWKGRVSLTDATQVSADVAGTGGQNTQLPGNTELEFGFTPDGKLVYVSDGADMMNTGKLSAKVSFRIPGNPQVQSFDLALGEAGMVDGITQFSSDFTTKAVKQDGYTMGYLESFSIDNSGTITGVYSNGIKQPLARIATAVFNNPAGLDKAGDTMFAFSNNSGEPLIGEAGVAGRGKINAGLLEMSNVDLSDQFTDMIVTQRGFQANSRTITTTDQMLQEVLGLKR from the coding sequence ATGATGAGGTCTCTTTATTCCGGAGTCTCCGGTCTGAAAAACCACCAGGTTAGAATGGACGTGATCGGGAACAACATTTCCAACGTGAACACTCACGGTTTTAAGACCGAACGTGTGACTTTCCAGGACATGATTTCCCAGGAACTCCGCGGAGCTTCCGAACCGAAGGAGAACATCGGAGGAGTGAACCCGCAACAGGTCGGCCTCGGGTCGTTGATCGCAGCGATCGATAAAATCATGACTCAGGGAGCGTTGCAGACTACCGGAAAAAATACGGATGTGGCCATTTCCGGAGAAGGTTTTTTCATTGTTAAAGACGGGGATAAGCAATTCTACACGAGAGCGGGAGCGTTTAACCTGGATAAGAACGGATACTACGTGAATCCCGCCAACGGTCTGAAAGTACAAGGGTGGAATTCCAGGCTCGACGAGAAAGGAAACAAATACATCAATTCCTCCGGATCGACGGAAGATATTATTATTCCAGTATATTCTAAAGAACCCGCACGTGCGACCTCCAAGATCGATTTCCGATCCAACCTGAACTCGTCCGTTCCGGCGGTTCCCCCGGACGCGACTCCCGAGGAAATCACCGCATACATCAACGATCCGGATCCGAAACAAAGACGCGGTCACGTTACTACGATCAAGGTTTTCGACGATCAAGGACAACAGAGAGAACTCAAAATGGAATTCTATAAGGTTCGGGACAATACCTGGAAAGGCCGGGTTTCTCTTACCGATGCGACTCAGGTTTCCGCGGATGTCGCCGGAACCGGCGGTCAAAATACCCAACTTCCCGGAAACACGGAGCTAGAATTCGGCTTCACTCCGGACGGAAAGCTCGTGTACGTTTCCGACGGAGCGGACATGATGAATACCGGTAAATTGAGCGCTAAGGTTTCCTTCCGGATTCCCGGAAATCCACAGGTGCAGAGTTTCGACCTGGCCTTGGGCGAAGCAGGGATGGTGGACGGAATCACTCAATTCTCCTCCGATTTTACCACGAAGGCGGTAAAGCAGGACGGATACACCATGGGATACTTGGAGTCTTTTTCCATAGATAATTCCGGAACCATCACCGGCGTTTACTCGAACGGAATCAAGCAACCGCTGGCTAGAATCGCCACAGCGGTCTTCAATAACCCGGCAGGTTTGGATAAGGCGGGAGATACGATGTTCGCTTTCTCCAACAACTCCGGGGAACCTTTGATCGGGGAGGCCGGGGTCGCAGGCCGGGGAAAAATCAATGCCGGACTTCTGGAAATGTCCAACGTGGATTTGTCCGACCAGTTTACGGACATGATCGTAACCCAAAGAGGATTCCAGGCCAACTCAAGGACGATCACGACTACGGACCAAATGCTGCAGGAAGTTCTAGGTCTGAAGCGTTAA
- a CDS encoding DUF1499 domain-containing protein gives MSRIVLGFLPFAFLTLVVANCTGTRPTNLGVRDGKLAPCPSSPNCVSSQVVNSDETHFIFPYEYKSKTEDAQKKLVAAIQSLPRTLVVIEKPDYVYAEFTSFTMRFVDDVEFYFAPDQKTIHIRSASRLGHSDLGVNRKRMEKIRGLLSAP, from the coding sequence ATGTCACGCATCGTTCTCGGATTTCTCCCGTTCGCCTTCTTAACGTTAGTCGTTGCAAATTGCACCGGAACTCGTCCCACGAATCTGGGAGTTCGAGACGGTAAGTTGGCACCCTGCCCGAGCAGTCCTAACTGCGTTTCCAGTCAGGTGGTCAACTCGGACGAGACCCATTTCATTTTTCCCTACGAATATAAGAGTAAAACGGAAGACGCCCAAAAGAAATTAGTAGCGGCGATCCAATCCCTTCCGAGAACGCTCGTAGTGATCGAAAAACCGGATTACGTGTATGCGGAATTCACTTCCTTTACGATGCGCTTCGTGGACGACGTCGAATTTTATTTCGCACCCGATCAAAAGACGATCCATATAAGATCCGCATCCCGATTGGGGCATTCGGATTTGGGAGTGAACAGAAAAAGGATGGAGAAGATCAGAGGACTGCTCTCCGCCCCTTGA
- a CDS encoding flagellar hook capping FlgD N-terminal domain-containing protein, translating to MPETNAVSSEATRNRYLEGDRSFNLKNHFEKLEKEEKGGLQGIEVRSTAKALGKDDFLKLLITQLSSQDPTNPVKDQDFIAQMAQFSSLEQMNNISQGIGKMTNRQSFSLVGKIVSGPDFVTGENVVGTAGALFFDGEGKSFVRVNGRTVEIDSITLITDPSLLNQNETGSKAQGPAKNEGAIQPQSADSVSGAQAQAGEEQEFESSGAPGWSFPGKPNQSDYK from the coding sequence ATGCCAGAGACCAACGCAGTCAGTAGCGAAGCCACCCGAAACCGTTATCTCGAAGGAGACAGAAGCTTCAATTTGAAGAACCACTTCGAGAAATTGGAAAAAGAGGAAAAGGGCGGATTGCAGGGGATAGAAGTGCGCTCAACCGCAAAGGCATTAGGAAAAGATGATTTTCTAAAACTTCTCATCACTCAACTTTCCTCCCAGGACCCTACGAATCCGGTCAAGGACCAGGATTTCATCGCTCAGATGGCGCAGTTCTCCTCGTTGGAACAGATGAACAATATCTCCCAAGGAATCGGAAAAATGACGAACCGTCAGAGTTTTTCTCTCGTTGGAAAAATCGTTTCCGGTCCCGATTTTGTAACGGGGGAGAACGTTGTCGGAACGGCCGGAGCTCTCTTCTTTGATGGTGAAGGGAAATCCTTCGTAAGAGTGAACGGTAGGACCGTCGAAATCGATTCGATCACTCTGATCACGGATCCGAGCTTGTTGAACCAGAACGAGACAGGATCTAAAGCCCAAGGACCAGCCAAGAACGAAGGAGCAATCCAACCGCAATCCGCGGATTCCGTTTCGGGAGCTCAGGCCCAGGCCGGAGAGGAACAGGAATTCGAATCCTCGGGCGCTCCCGGGTGGAGCTTTCCCGGCAAACCCAACCAAAGTGATTATAAATAA
- a CDS encoding sulfatase-like hydrolase/transferase, which translates to MSAYWFKFKEVFGKEFRSGNPWIHTGIFVSVLSFLCVVGNTSFHIMGVDVGEFRALFYGLIPSILRDLGSVLFVSYSFFFCFSVLSMGPEWEAYRTGKEIRIRKFYLQLFAGLFLLFCSSVSMYPQVYGEFFYYRQAWALGFLYFLTDHIPPWFSLGLLSLLLSVQLGRKVRNFLKEGDVQSVIRLAVFLLFFYGFHRFGSALGVFFSGFAYYWAPSLKRRQYEFFLLFVLTLGCFGAFQSSLSPLSEGNFRKNVPTSVPSASSRPNVLVLAADSIREDQLGFVQGKKDLTPNIDLLAADAKVFLDHHTTIPRTFPAWADLLTGRYSFEHGILDMFPDKNDKASLGSRISTLAGILAKESGYRTGVVSSFAGDIFPRADWGFEKIYAPDFNAGTLTQQRTLESQVYLLPVLTGAFFGGGEYLSSVRSFPTLGDDERILPDLFRLLDENRTPFFLVYFSSVTHFPYSPPYPYYKAEGDPKYYGPSKYFRFVDPSDSGTPEESEKRQIRAVYKESLLAFDFAVGKIVAELKKKGIYDNTLILLTSDHGESLFEDVHSHGHGEHLRGEGVTKVPLILKYPKDFPVSDRSGTFSGITSSLDVLPTVLSLAGRKPDADYPGRDLTKLPALHSWKDDRKVYSETGIWFSDRGNHFFQKGRIRYPNILELHSIDSSDRNTVAISDPYAKETISFAKHRMVQDGKRKFLYIPGPDGVQYECYDRIADPWNRKPLPVHLCSDLKLELERILLGSGKWKKAGDYFLPVRN; encoded by the coding sequence ATGTCCGCGTACTGGTTTAAGTTCAAAGAAGTCTTCGGGAAGGAGTTTCGGTCCGGAAATCCCTGGATACATACCGGGATATTCGTTTCCGTTCTCTCCTTTCTTTGTGTCGTCGGAAATACTTCCTTCCATATCATGGGCGTGGACGTCGGCGAATTCCGAGCCTTGTTTTACGGATTGATTCCGTCCATTTTGCGCGACTTAGGCTCCGTGCTCTTCGTATCCTACTCTTTCTTTTTCTGTTTTTCCGTACTTTCGATGGGACCGGAATGGGAAGCTTATCGAACCGGAAAAGAAATCCGAATTCGGAAGTTTTATCTGCAGCTCTTTGCGGGGCTATTTCTGCTTTTTTGCTCTTCCGTTTCCATGTATCCGCAGGTTTACGGAGAGTTCTTTTATTATAGGCAGGCCTGGGCTCTCGGATTTCTCTATTTTCTTACCGATCATATTCCTCCTTGGTTTTCGCTCGGATTATTGAGTCTTCTATTATCCGTTCAGCTCGGACGGAAGGTCCGAAATTTTCTGAAAGAAGGGGACGTGCAATCGGTAATTCGACTTGCGGTATTCCTGCTATTCTTTTACGGATTCCACCGTTTCGGTTCCGCGTTAGGCGTTTTCTTTTCCGGGTTCGCATACTATTGGGCTCCCTCTCTGAAACGAAGGCAGTACGAATTCTTTTTGCTTTTCGTTCTCACGCTCGGATGTTTCGGAGCATTCCAAAGCAGTCTGTCTCCGCTGTCCGAGGGAAATTTTCGGAAGAACGTTCCGACGTCGGTTCCTTCCGCTTCATCCCGCCCGAACGTTTTGGTGCTCGCAGCCGACAGCATTCGGGAAGACCAACTCGGATTCGTCCAGGGAAAAAAGGATCTAACTCCGAATATAGATCTTCTCGCGGCCGATGCGAAGGTTTTTCTGGACCATCATACCACGATCCCTAGAACTTTTCCCGCATGGGCCGATTTGCTGACGGGGAGATACTCCTTCGAGCACGGAATTCTGGACATGTTTCCGGATAAAAATGACAAGGCCTCTTTGGGATCTAGAATTTCCACGTTAGCCGGAATTCTGGCTAAGGAATCCGGGTATCGTACCGGCGTGGTATCCTCTTTTGCAGGGGATATTTTTCCCAGAGCGGATTGGGGTTTTGAGAAGATCTATGCCCCGGATTTCAATGCGGGAACCCTTACCCAACAAAGAACCTTGGAGTCCCAAGTGTATCTGTTGCCCGTGCTGACCGGGGCCTTTTTCGGAGGTGGGGAATATCTTTCTTCCGTGCGTTCTTTTCCTACGCTGGGGGATGACGAACGGATTCTGCCCGATTTGTTCCGACTTCTGGACGAGAATCGGACTCCTTTTTTTCTGGTTTATTTTTCCTCCGTCACTCACTTCCCTTATAGTCCTCCCTATCCGTACTACAAAGCGGAAGGGGATCCTAAATATTACGGTCCTTCCAAGTACTTTCGGTTCGTGGATCCAAGCGATTCCGGAACTCCGGAGGAGAGCGAGAAGAGGCAGATCCGAGCCGTCTACAAGGAATCCCTTCTCGCATTCGATTTCGCCGTCGGTAAAATCGTGGCGGAGCTGAAAAAGAAAGGGATATATGATAATACTCTAATTCTTTTAACAAGTGATCACGGAGAGTCCCTGTTCGAAGACGTGCACAGTCACGGGCACGGAGAACACCTCAGAGGAGAGGGGGTAACCAAGGTCCCGCTCATCTTGAAATACCCTAAGGATTTTCCCGTTTCCGACCGGTCCGGAACCTTTTCCGGAATCACGAGTTCCTTGGACGTATTGCCTACGGTTCTCTCCCTGGCCGGACGGAAACCGGACGCGGATTATCCCGGAAGAGACCTGACAAAGCTTCCCGCTCTTCACTCCTGGAAAGACGACCGAAAGGTATATTCCGAAACGGGAATTTGGTTTTCGGATCGGGGCAATCATTTCTTTCAGAAAGGGAGGATCCGCTATCCGAATATTCTGGAGCTGCATTCCATAGATTCTTCCGATCGGAACACGGTCGCGATTTCCGATCCGTACGCTAAGGAGACGATCTCTTTCGCGAAGCATAGGATGGTACAGGACGGAAAGAGGAAATTTCTCTACATTCCCGGGCCGGACGGTGTGCAGTACGAATGTTACGACAGGATCGCGGATCCTTGGAACCGAAAGCCGCTTCCCGTCCACTTGTGTTCGGATTTGAAGCTGGAATTGGAGAGAATTCTCCTCGGTTCCGGTAAATGGAAAAAGGCGGGGGACTATTTCCTTCCCGTTCGGAATTGA
- a CDS encoding RsmD family RNA methyltransferase — translation MKPAKKGKGLRIQTGDLKGKLIPSPVTQEGKSNFTPAIMKKSFFDILESLQLQGRLNFTDAAFLDLFAGSGQMGIEALSRGFAEAIFLELAWDRFESLKNVLAKIPHEHSVFRKDAFRFYTGFAETRTHKVFFIDPPYSFWEKKEPKIKAMVEDLIGQESGAALIAVQSPVALDWEGFEPRPFGRNVLNVRVLV, via the coding sequence ATGAAACCAGCCAAGAAAGGAAAAGGGCTTAGGATCCAGACGGGCGATTTGAAAGGGAAATTGATTCCTTCGCCGGTCACGCAGGAAGGGAAAAGCAATTTTACCCCTGCGATCATGAAGAAATCCTTCTTCGATATTTTGGAATCCCTCCAATTGCAGGGCAGGTTGAATTTCACGGATGCAGCGTTTTTGGATTTGTTTGCGGGGTCCGGGCAAATGGGAATCGAAGCGTTAAGTCGCGGATTCGCGGAGGCGATCTTTTTGGAGCTAGCTTGGGATCGTTTCGAAAGTCTGAAAAACGTTTTGGCCAAGATTCCTCACGAACATTCCGTTTTTAGGAAGGATGCGTTCCGCTTTTATACCGGTTTTGCCGAAACCCGGACGCATAAGGTTTTCTTTATAGATCCTCCCTATTCTTTCTGGGAAAAGAAAGAACCCAAGATCAAAGCGATGGTGGAGGATCTCATCGGTCAGGAATCCGGTGCGGCTTTGATCGCCGTCCAGTCACCCGTAGCTTTGGATTGGGAAGGTTTCGAACCTCGTCCCTTCGGCAGGAACGTACTGAATGTCCGCGTACTGGTTTAA
- the carB gene encoding carbamoyl-phosphate synthase large subunit yields MPKREDIRSVLILGSGPIVIGQACEFDYSGTQATKALKEKGIRVVLLNSNPATIMTDPELADATYVEPLTVAVVQKILEQEKPDAILPTVGGQTALNLAIACHNAGILEKYNVELIGAKVDAIKKAEDRELFKKAMEKIGVKVPSSGLANNLKEAAEIKQKIGLPLIVRPAFTLGGTGGGIAYDEETFDEVVGKGLKASPISQVLLEESVLGWKEFELEVMRDLADNVVIICSIENIDPMGVHTGDSITVAPQQTLSDKEYQNLRDLSIKIIREIGVETGGSNIQFAVNPENGDVIVIEMNPRVSRSSALASKATGFPIAKIAALLSIGYTLDEIKNDITRVTPASFEPSIDYVVTKIPRFAFEKFPGTDDTLGVQMKAVGEAMAIGRTFKESFQKAMRSLEIDRYGFGSDGNFVELAEFHSLSSAAKQEKIDAFLRRPNDKRIFYVKKALEEGYSVERIHELCKIDPWFLYQFADLQKAEAEFAEKGDSVLPKMKRFGFSNRQLAYLKRKKQVEVLLASELTPDKKKAEIASLLKAEEILLERTLADAKIEPVYKRIDTCAGEFEAYTPYFYSSYDEEDETDVTSKRSVIILGGGPNRIGQGIEFDYCCCHASFALQDLGIESIMVNSNPETVSTDYDTSDRLYFEPLTLEDVVQIYQKEKPTGLIIQFGGQTPLKLAKDLEKKGIPILGTSPDSIDRAEDRKRFAEVLEKLHLVSPKNGIATSMEDARKIAKAITYPVLVRPSYVLGGRAMLIISEERELDRYMEKAEEISEDRPLLIDSFLEDAVEVDVDALCDGKEVFIAGIMEHIEEAGIHSGDSACVLPPQSLSAKVMEEIGAATRALALELQVKGLINIQYAVKDERLYVIEVNPRASRTVPFVSKALGHPIVKYATRIMMGEALKELPLPKEMDFRTVNVKEAVLPFNKFPGVDTILGPEMRSTGEVMGIADTAGEAFLKSQYMAGEELPSQGTVFVSVNDKDKKELLRYMKDLSVLGFNLIATEGTHKYLSENGILSSKINKVYDNQFPTALDYIRENKIHLILNTPLSRVTRDDSFAIRQAAIRYKIPCLTTASAAKALIKGMVEMRDKGFTIRSLQAIHGPSEIRKK; encoded by the coding sequence ATGCCGAAAAGAGAAGATATTCGATCCGTATTGATCCTCGGATCCGGGCCGATCGTCATCGGTCAAGCCTGCGAATTCGATTATTCCGGAACCCAAGCCACTAAGGCGTTAAAGGAAAAAGGAATTCGAGTCGTTCTTCTCAATTCGAATCCTGCGACGATCATGACGGATCCGGAACTGGCGGATGCGACCTACGTAGAGCCTCTCACGGTCGCAGTGGTCCAGAAAATTCTAGAACAGGAAAAGCCGGACGCGATTTTACCTACCGTCGGAGGGCAGACCGCTCTCAATCTCGCGATCGCATGCCACAATGCTGGCATTCTGGAAAAGTACAATGTGGAATTGATCGGCGCGAAAGTGGACGCCATCAAAAAGGCCGAAGACAGGGAATTATTCAAAAAGGCCATGGAAAAGATCGGGGTCAAGGTACCTAGCTCCGGTCTGGCAAATAACTTAAAGGAAGCCGCGGAGATCAAACAAAAGATCGGTCTCCCATTGATCGTACGTCCTGCGTTTACGTTAGGAGGTACCGGCGGTGGAATCGCGTACGACGAAGAGACTTTCGACGAAGTAGTAGGGAAAGGACTTAAGGCTTCTCCTATCAGTCAGGTGCTTTTGGAGGAGTCCGTCCTTGGATGGAAAGAGTTCGAGTTGGAGGTCATGCGGGACCTTGCGGACAACGTAGTCATCATCTGTTCCATAGAAAATATAGATCCGATGGGAGTTCATACGGGAGATTCCATCACAGTAGCTCCTCAGCAAACTCTCTCGGATAAGGAATACCAGAATCTTAGAGATCTTTCCATCAAGATCATTCGTGAGATCGGAGTGGAAACAGGCGGTTCCAATATCCAATTCGCGGTGAATCCGGAAAACGGAGACGTGATCGTGATCGAAATGAATCCCCGCGTTTCCCGTTCCTCCGCCTTGGCTTCCAAGGCAACGGGATTTCCGATCGCAAAGATCGCCGCCTTATTGTCCATCGGGTATACCTTGGACGAGATCAAGAACGATATCACCCGTGTGACTCCGGCCTCCTTCGAACCGTCCATCGATTATGTGGTCACGAAAATTCCTAGGTTCGCGTTCGAGAAATTTCCAGGTACGGACGACACTCTGGGAGTCCAGATGAAAGCGGTGGGAGAAGCCATGGCGATCGGAAGGACTTTCAAGGAAAGTTTCCAGAAAGCGATGCGTTCTTTGGAGATCGATAGGTACGGTTTCGGGTCCGACGGAAACTTTGTGGAGTTGGCGGAGTTCCATTCCCTTTCTTCCGCCGCCAAACAGGAAAAGATCGACGCCTTCCTACGTCGTCCGAATGATAAACGAATCTTTTACGTAAAGAAAGCCTTGGAAGAAGGATATTCCGTAGAAAGAATACACGAACTTTGCAAAATCGACCCTTGGTTTTTGTACCAGTTTGCGGACCTGCAAAAAGCGGAGGCGGAGTTCGCGGAAAAAGGAGATTCCGTTCTTCCGAAAATGAAGCGTTTCGGTTTTTCCAATCGCCAGCTAGCTTATCTCAAAAGGAAAAAGCAAGTGGAGGTTCTACTCGCATCAGAGCTGACTCCGGATAAAAAAAAGGCGGAGATCGCCTCCTTATTGAAAGCTGAGGAGATCCTGCTGGAACGGACGCTTGCGGATGCGAAGATCGAACCCGTTTACAAACGTATCGATACCTGTGCCGGAGAGTTCGAAGCCTATACTCCGTACTTTTATTCCTCGTACGACGAAGAGGATGAGACGGACGTAACTTCGAAACGGTCCGTGATCATCTTGGGTGGAGGTCCGAATCGGATCGGCCAAGGGATCGAATTCGATTATTGCTGTTGTCACGCCTCCTTCGCTTTACAGGATTTGGGAATCGAATCCATCATGGTCAATTCCAATCCGGAAACTGTGTCCACGGATTATGATACCTCCGATCGTCTCTATTTCGAGCCTCTGACTCTCGAAGACGTCGTTCAGATCTATCAAAAGGAAAAGCCTACAGGTCTGATTATCCAATTCGGAGGGCAGACACCTCTGAAGTTGGCAAAGGACTTGGAAAAAAAAGGGATTCCGATCTTAGGTACCAGCCCGGATTCCATCGATAGGGCGGAGGACAGAAAAAGGTTCGCGGAAGTACTGGAGAAACTCCATCTGGTCTCTCCGAAAAACGGAATCGCGACCTCCATGGAAGACGCCCGTAAAATCGCGAAGGCGATCACGTATCCTGTGCTCGTCCGTCCTAGTTACGTGTTGGGCGGAAGGGCGATGTTGATCATCAGCGAAGAACGGGAATTGGACCGTTACATGGAAAAGGCCGAGGAAATCTCGGAGGATCGTCCTCTTCTGATAGATAGCTTTTTGGAAGACGCGGTAGAAGTGGACGTGGATGCTCTTTGCGACGGCAAGGAAGTTTTTATCGCAGGAATCATGGAGCATATCGAAGAGGCAGGAATCCATTCGGGAGATTCCGCCTGTGTTCTCCCGCCTCAATCCCTTTCCGCCAAAGTGATGGAGGAAATCGGCGCAGCCACGAGAGCCTTGGCCTTGGAACTGCAAGTGAAAGGTCTCATCAACATCCAATATGCGGTTAAGGATGAAAGATTGTACGTGATCGAAGTCAATCCTCGCGCGTCCAGAACCGTTCCTTTCGTGTCCAAGGCTTTAGGACATCCGATCGTCAAATACGCAACCCGCATCATGATGGGCGAAGCTCTGAAGGAACTTCCTCTTCCCAAGGAAATGGATTTCAGAACCGTAAACGTGAAGGAAGCCGTACTCCCTTTCAATAAATTTCCGGGAGTCGATACCATTCTAGGACCGGAGATGAGATCCACTGGAGAAGTGATGGGGATCGCGGATACGGCGGGGGAAGCTTTTTTAAAATCCCAGTACATGGCGGGTGAGGAATTGCCTTCCCAAGGAACCGTTTTCGTATCGGTAAACGACAAGGATAAGAAGGAACTCCTGCGCTATATGAAAGATCTTTCCGTCCTTGGGTTCAACTTGATCGCGACGGAAGGAACTCACAAATACCTATCCGAAAACGGGATTCTTTCCTCCAAGATCAATAAGGTTTACGACAACCAGTTCCCGACGGCACTGGATTATATCCGTGAAAATAAGATCCACCTGATCCTGAATACTCCTCTGAGTCGAGTGACCCGGGACGACAGCTTTGCGATCCGTCAGGCGGCTATCCGTTATAAGATTCCATGCCTGACGACGGCGAGCGCCGCTAAGGCTCTGATTAAGGGAATGGTGGAGATGCGGGACAAAGGATTTACGATCCGGTCCTTGCAGGCAATACACGGACCCTCGGAGATTCGGAAGAAATAA